The following DNA comes from Frankia casuarinae.
AGTTATTGCAAACATAAGAGAAACGCCGACGCGGGCGAAGGGCTGAGCCAGAGGCGTTATTATTCCATTGGACCGGTCGCGCCCTTCCGCGACAATGAGTGACCACAGAGATGCGAGCCGTCTAAATTCATAACTTAGTTTGTCCGATTTGCCGATCCAGGACTTTGCCAACCAGGAACGCCAACAGGCCATACCGCCACTCTGCGTGATCAAGTGGGGCGGAACGTACCATCCCACTCGTTCTTTCCGAGATCGGCTGGTCGGCGAGTATTCCGGTGGACGGTGAGGTCACCCAGGTCGGTGCGGGAGGTTCAGGTGGTCGGGAGCTGCTCGCGGCGGGCGGCCAGCGCATCGATCTCGTCCTGGCGGGCGAACGGCCCGGGCAAGGAGGAGATCCACCGGCGGGCGGAGGAGAGCAGGCGGTCGACCGCGGCGAGATCGGCGGCCGTCCCGACGCCGTCGGGACTCACCTGCAGCTCAACAGCGAGCAGGAGTGCCGGCACGGCCTGCAGTGCGAGTCGGCATGCCGACTCGGTGGCCTCGTCTAGCATCGCGGCCGTACCGGGATCCGCGAGAGCGCGGTTAATCCAGAGGTGGCCGAGGGCCGCCCAGTTGCGGGCCTGTGCCGAGTGGCCGGCAGCCCGCGCCAGCCGCGCGAGGCCCGTCGTCGCTGCGGTAGCCATCTGGAGCGAGACGCGTAGCGGTTCGAAGACGGCCGTGCGGGCGACGTATCTTGCTCGGGCGGGCAGCACCACGTCCCGAAACAAGTCCACCGCCTGGGTGAGATCGCCGGACGAGTACGGGTGGCTGGCGAGGTAGGTCGCGTAGTTGTGCAAGTGGTGAGCCAGCAGGTCGGGGAGCGGACCGGTGGTCAGTACCGCCGGGTCGATTTCCACCATGCGTAGCCAGACCAGCCACCCGCGGCGCACATGGTCGTCAAGTATCCCGGCCGGTGGGGTACCGTCCGCAGGCGGCCCGCAGCTGGCCTCGGCCAGCCGGCGCAGGGTGTCCAGCTGCCGGTTGGCGGCCGAGAGAATCTCCGCGGCGGCGCCGCGGTCCAGGCTGCCCCGCTCGAACAGGTCGATGCAGTACTGGCTGGACGCCATCAGCGCCTCGACCAGCACCCGCTTGTCCCGCTCCGCGTCGTACCGGACGAGGTCGAGCCGGAGCACGTCGGCCCGGCAGCCGGCGACGGCCCGGACCGGATCGTCCGCCGGCAGGATACCGGCCAGCCAGCCGTGTGCCTGGCCCAGCCAGGTGAAGGCGTCGAGGCGTAGGCGCTCCCGGGCCTGTGCGTCGGTGAGTACCTGGCGCACGGCGCCGAACAGCGCGATGGCCGCGGTGCGCCGGGTGGCCAAGGGCCGCTGGGCGAGAGCCGCCGCATCGGGAAGGGCGGGCAGTCGCGCGTCGACCGGCCCGCCGTCGACTGGCGGCAGCGCCCGCAGCGCCTGGGCGACGAACTGGTCAATGATCGAGTCCGGGGTGAGTAGCGCCTCCAGCGCCAGCTGCCCGGGGCCCCGGGCGGAGATCCACAGGTGACTCGTGTCGCGCAGGGTTCCCACGTCGAGCAGGCGATGCAGGAGCTGCCCAGCGACCAGCTCGTGCGCGGCTTGCTGGCCGACGGGCCCCTCCGCCGCCGGCAGTGCCAGCCCCGGCAGGGTGGTGTCGACGAGGTCGAGGTCGCGTGGCAGGACCGGCGAGGCCGTCGTCCGCGGTGCGCTGATCTCACATCTGGTTAGCGATTCAGCTGCTGCGGAGGGGGCCAGCGGCACCTCCCAGGCGGTGGTCAACGGACGTTGCACCGCACGCGCGCGGATGCCCGCGGCGACCAGCGCCGGCTGGGAACGAAAAACCTCGACGACCACCGCGGCCCAGGCTGCAAGCCGCAGGTCGGGTATCAGCCTGCTGCCGTCCTGGTAGGCCAGCACGGGCAGGACCTCGGTGAGCGCCGCCCGGAGCGGATCGAGCAGGCGGTTGACCGCCACTAGGACGACCGCAGCCTTCGTATCGGGGCCGAATCGGTTGAGCGTGGCGTTGGCGATCTCATTCGGCAAGGTCGCCCCACTCGCGGTAGCGGCCATCCGATCGAGGATCACCCATCCACGGGTGCCGAGCTCGGCGGCGCCCGCGAGCTGCGCGGCCTGCGCACGGGTCGGCAGGGGGGCGCCGCGGGCGATCTCCGACAGCGTGACCCGGGTGAAGTCGGTGACCCAGGTGATCCGCCCGAGTGGGTTGGGCTCCAGAGTGTCCGGCCAGGGCACTCCGAACAGCGGCGCCACCTTCCGGGCCAGCCGGGCGGCTACCAGTTCAGCCCGCGTCTCCGGCACCGGCGGCACCACCGCCGGCAACAGGGTCACGACCGTCTCCTCCTTCATCCCCGCTCCAACGCCCGCCCCCGCAGCATCCCGATCGTAGTCGCCGAACCCTGCCTCCACTTGGCAGATTTTTTTCGCGAGTCACTAAAATCATAGACAGTTTTACCATTTTCCGCTAGAAAGCCGGCATGCTCACGGACTTTGCTGGTGGCGGCTCGACGACACTGGACGATCGAATGTCACCCCAAGCCGTCATTCAGACACCTGTAGTCACAATCTCCATGGAGATCGTCTGCACGCTTCTCGGCGAGACCGCCGGGTTCCGGCGCAAGCTGCACCGGATGACCCGGTCTGGGGTGTGCGACGTGGCGCCGGTCCAGGTCGGCGAGCAGGCCCTCGTCCGTGGCAGCTGCGTGTGTCAGGACCTGGTCGTCGACGTGCTTGTCGACATCAGCCGCTATCTGGCGCAACGACCCGCGCAACGGCCCGCCGCCGCCGCCCGCGCCCACTGGCGCACCAGGGCGAAGTTCGAGTGGATCCGGCGCCACCGCCTGGCTCAGGGTGCTCAGGCCCGTGTCGACCGGATCCGAGTCGGCGAGCTGGCCCGGGCGTTACCGGACGAGTACCACCGCGCCGTGCTGGAGTATCTGGTCGAGGAGGCGGGCCGGCCGGCGCCGCTGGAAGGCCAGTCGGCGCTTGAGTACCGGCTGGCCGAGCAGGCGGCCGCGGAGTTCGGGGGCTCGCCTGAGGAGCACCGCGACCGCGTCGCGGCGGCGTTGGGTGGCATCGAGCGGCACTGTCGCAGCGGGCGGCGCGTGCGCGACGGCGACGGCGAGCTGGTGACCTGGTGGGAGCGCTACATCGACCGCCCACTCGGCCGCCGGCCCCGGCAGGGCGACGTGCCGCTGGGGACGGCCGCAGCCGACAGCGCCCTCGCCCGACCGGCCGAGTCCGGCGCCGAGGATCTCGACGAGATCGTCCTGGCCGCGCTGCGCGACCGCCCGGCCGGAGCCGACCCGGCCGCCTGGCTGATCGACCGCGTGCTCCGGCTGGCGGCTGACGGTATGATCCCCGCGAGCGCGGTGGAGGCGTTCGGGACCGACCCGCAGCGCCTGGCCGCCGCGCTCGCGGCGCTGGCGGACCTCGACCGCGCCGAGCAGCGGCTAGGCGCGGTCGAGGGTGCCGTCCGCGCCGAAGAACCGGCGCAGCTCGCTCTCCCCGGGCCGCCCGCCCGACGCCAGCGCGGCGGTCAGCAGCAGCCGGTTCCCGCCGGTGAAGAACGGCTCGGCGAGCGTCCCGTCACCGCCGAACTCAGCAGACTGCCAGCCGTGCGCGCGCATCACCGTCAGCCCCAGCCGCGCCATCCGCAGCGCGTGCTGCGCGACGGTGACCCCGTCCGGCGGCGGGGTCCGCGCGGCGAACAGCACGTGATGCGTCGTGACGGCCAGGACCGGATCATCCAGCACCGCCCGGCCGTGAAGGTGGTGGCGCAGCAGCCGGGCCAGCATCATGCCGGCCCGCATCATCGTGGCGTAGTCGTCGTGGGCGTCGTAGAGCTGCACCCCGTGCTCCCAGGCGGCCACGTCCGCCTCAATGCCGGCCCGGTCCAGCGGCCACTCGGCGCGGACTACACTGACCTGCGACCAGTCCGGCGAGCCGGCGGGAGTACCGCCCGGTCCCGCACCCGGGAACGGTCCGTCGTGCCCACTGCCGGGCAGCCAGTCGACCTCGGTCCCGCCCCGCTCAGCCCATCGCTCCGTGTAGAAGCCGATGAGCCGCCCGAACGGCACCCGCGAGGCCCGCAGGAAGTCGATGCTGGCATCGAGAAGCTCCACGTAGGTGGGAATGGCCCGGCGGGTGGCCCCGTCGGCGAAGTTCCGCAGGAGGGACTCGGCGCCGACCAGCGCCCAGCCCCCCGCAGGGCCCACCTCGCGCGCGAGCGCCGCGGCGAAACCGGCCGCGTCCGCGGTTGCCGACGCCAGGAACGGCCGTTGCAGGTCGCCCCAGACATCGGGCTCGTCGCTGGCGGCCGGCGCGAACTCGTACCGCCCGAGCCGAGCCATCAGGCCGGCGACGTCGGCGGGCAGGGCGCCGGCAACGGGCTGCGCCGGCCCGCCGGTGCCCGCGGCCGGTCGGCCGGTGCCAGGAGGTGCCGCGCCGCCGCCGTCGTCCCGCCTACGCCTGTTCCACCTGGCCATGATCGTCTCCCGACTGTGCGGCGATGGGCTTCGTCGGGGTGGCCTGACGGACCGGCACACGGCACACGGCACATATACGCTGCGCCCGCAGCGACGGGTGGCCGCAGGGCGGCTCGTCGCCAGCACTGGACAGCTTGGTCGGCATCGGGGGATTCGCTGTGGACGGCCTGAATCTGGAGATCGACGCGCTGGTCGGCCCGGCGCTGGATCTACTGGCCACCGCGGAGCGCGACGGGGACCCGGTTGCCGCCCGGGCCGCCGTCGGCCTGCTGGCTCAGGCATATGACCTCGCGCCCGGCCACTCCGGCGCGCCGGGCCTGGCGATGCTCATCGCCGAGTGGGAGGGCGAGCTCGCCCAGGCGGATCTGGGCAGCTGGGACAGTGTGGTGCTGTGGTGGCGCCGGGGCTGGCCGGCGCCCCGGCCCGGCGGCCGCCCGTCCCTGAGCATTGCCGAACTCGATGCCATGGAAGGCGCGCTGCACGGCGAGCGCTACGTCAACGGTCGCGATCCCGCCGAGCGGGACGCCGCCATGCGCCTGCTCGCCCCGCTGGCCGACGCGGGCAAGCTCGGTCCGCAGGACCTACTCGGCTACGCAGCGCTCCTGATCGTCTGGTACGAGCAGGACGCGGTGCCGGCCGCCCGCGACACCGCGCTCGACCTGCTGGCGCCCATGGTCACCGCGGGCACCGCCGACCCGGGCATCGTGGCCGACTACGCAGAGCTCGTCTTCGACCGCGCCGAACAGAGCGGTACCACCCGGGATTGGGCCCAGGCCGTCCACTGGCTGCGCGAATCCCTCCGCATCGGCGGCGCCCAAAACGTCGCCGACACCTGGGACAGCCTCGGCCACGCCTACTGGGCGTGGAGCCGGCTCGATGACGACGACGCCCTGTTCGACGAGGCGGTCGACTGTTTCACCGCGGCGGTACGGCACGGTCAGCCCGCCGAGCTCCTCGCGCCGGCAGCGCTGGTGTTCGTCGCGGACCGGCTGCGCGAGCAGCGGCGCAGCGCGGGCGGCGTGGACGACGCGCTGCTGGCGGACATCCGCGCCGTGCTGGCACTCGCGGACCAGATCGTCGACCGGCCGGAACTGGATACCGAGATCCGCGCGACGGTGGCCATGGAGATTCTCACGCTGCAGTACCTCATCGTCGACGGGAACGAGATCACCCGCCGGCTGGTGCAGGAGGGCCTGGAGGCGTTCCCGCTGGCCGGGGACAGGTTTGACCGCCTGCTCGGCTACGCCGACGCGCACCCCGACCCGCCGCAGGGCTGGTCGAGCAGCCGGGCCGCGATGCGGGCGATGACCAGTCTGCTGCGCGCCATGTTCGGCACCGGGCCCCGGCCCGGCGCGGACTTCGGCCTGCAGCATGCCGCCGAGGCCATGCGCACGGCCGAGCACTCGGACGACGCCGCCGCGTTGTTCTCCCTCATCTCCGCTGTCGCCGGTGGCTTCTCCGGCGACCTGGGCCGGGTGAAGGCCGCCGAGCAGCTGGTCGGGACCTCCGCGGACCCGAGCGCCACGGCGATCTCCCTGTTCGCCCGACTGGGTCAGATGCTGCTGGTCGGCATGCCGGCCGACGGCGCCCGCACCGCCGTCGAGCTGCTGTCCGTCTTGGCCCGGTCGCTGGCACAGGTTCTGGGCGGTGGCCTTCGGGGCAGGCTGCAGCCACCTGCCGCCGACACGGGCAAGCCCGGTCACCTCATCGAGGTCAGCCAGTACCTCGACGTCAGCCGGCGCCTCGACGTCGGTCAGCTCCGGGAGATCGCCGACGTCTTCGCCGCGTTCCCGGGCTGCGACGCCCTTGTCGCGCAGGCAGCGGCCGCGGAAGTGATCGCCGGCATCATCGCGGCGACTTCAGCCGGCGCGCCCGCGGATCGCCTCGCCGAGTTGCGCGCCCGCCTCGCGGACGCCGACCAGGCCTGGGCCGACAGCAGTGCGCAGCTACCGCCACCCCCGCGGGCCATGGGCACGCAGCTGTTCGCCCACGGCTGGCAGCTGTTCGCGGGAGTCACCGGGGACCGGTCCGCCGCCCGGCTCGCCGTGGCACGCTCCCAGGCGGTCCTGGACTGGTTCGACGGTCCTGACCACCCGATGTGGCCGATGGTCGTCATGACCGCCGCCCGCGCCCGGCGACTGCGCGGCGAGCCCGGCGACCTGCCCGGAGGTCGCCGCCTGGCGCTGCGAGCCCTGCGCGGGCACGCCTGGCTCGTGCTGCTGCAGTCGGGCACCCGAGACGCGCTGGAGGTCGCCCGCGGGGCGGCGGCGGATGCCCGGGTGGTGCTGGAGTGGTGTGTCGAGGACCTGCGGGGCGGCGACGAGCAGGCCCGCGACGACCTGGTGACCGCCGTGGAGGCCGGCCGCGGCCTCGTCCTGCACGCGGCGGTGACCACCCGGTCGGCCGCGGAGCAGCTGCGTGAGCTTGGGCATGCCGACCTCGCGCAGGCCTGGGCAGCCGCAGGCCTCGAACCGGCCGAGGCCGACCCGGCTGCGCAAGGCCCCGGCTGGTTCGCCGACGGGGCCGAACGGTCCGCGCTGCGCCGGGCTGTGCTGGCGGCGCTGAGCGAGTCCGCCGCCGGACCCGACAGCCTGCTGCTTCCACCCAGCATCGGCGAGATCCGCGCAGCGGTGGGCACGCACGGCTCCGACGCACTCGTCTATCTGGTCCCCGGCGTCGACCGGCCCGGGCATATCATCATCATCCCGGCTGACGGGACCAGACCGGTGGAACATGTCGAGCACCCGGGGCTCGTCAGCGCCGACGACTCCCCCATGGGCCGGTACCTGGCGGCGTACGCGGGTTGGCGCCAGGCTGCAGGCGGTGAGGGTGCCAGGCAGGGTGTGGCCGAGCCAGCGGCCGCGTTCGCGGCGTCGCGCGCCGCGCTGGCGGCGTGGCGCGCTGCGCTGGCGGAGCTCACCGAGTGGGCGGGTCGCATCGCCGAGGTGCTGCTGGACCGGGTCTCGGCTGTCGCGGCCGACACCACCTGGCCGACCTTCGTAATCACCTCGGTGGGGGTGCTCGGCCTAGTGCCCTGGCACGCCGCCGTGCTGGACGTCGAGGCGCCCGGTCATCAAACCGGCGGCGGCACCCGGCTCGCCCAGCGGGCGACGGTGTCCTACATCCCCTCGGCCCGGCTGTTGTGCCGGACGGTCGCGATGCCCGCCGCTGCCGACGGCGACGTGCTGATCGTCGGCAATCCGGTGGGCGCGGCGTCCCACCCTGCCGGTGACGCCGCCTGGCATCTACCATCGGCCTTCTACCCCCGCGCCATGCTGCTGGGCGGGGGGCCGTCCCGGTCGGGCCGCGAACCGGCCACGGTGGCGGGCGCGGGGGCGTCCGGGGACGGGACGCCGGCCGAGGTGCTCGCCTGGCTGCGCCGGCCAGGCGCCCGCCGCCTAGTGCTCCACCTGGCGTGCCACGGCTTCGCCGTCCCCGCGGACCCGGCGGCGTCGCATCTGGAGCTCGCCGACGGACGGCCGCTGACCGCCCGCGAGCTGCTGGCCGAGCAGAGCGCCGCCACCCGCGTCGAGCGGGTGTTCCTCGCTGCCTGCTCGACCAACGTCACCGGTGCGGACTACGACGAGGCGTTCAGCATCGCGACCGCGTTCCTCGCCGCCGGCGCCCGCACCGTGTACGGCTCTCTGTGGGATCTGCCGGACAGGTACACGGCCACCATGATGTTCGTGTTGCACCACAACCTGGTCGTGGAGGACTGTTCACCGGCCGAGGCCATGCAGGCCGCCCAGGACTGGGCGCTGGACCCCTACCGGACGGCGCCGGCCACAATGCCCGGCCCGGTCGCCGCGGCCATGGTGGACGACGCGTGGCTCCCCTTCGTTGACCCGGCCGCCTGGGCCGGGCTCGTCCACCTTGGCGCCTGAGCGCGTACCCGGGCCTGGGCCGCTCAGGGCTGGTCGGCCTCGATCAGGGGAGCCCAGCGGTCCGGGTTCTCCCGATAACGGTTGAGGTAGCCGCGGACGGAGGCGACGCTCAGATTGAACAAATCACCAATCGTTGCCCGGCTGTCGACCCGGCCCGGTTCGCCCCAGGGCCGGGCGGGGCAGATCTCGGCGGGGTCCACCTCCAGCCGGCTGGCCCGGGTGCC
Coding sequences within:
- a CDS encoding CHAT domain-containing protein; translation: MDGLNLEIDALVGPALDLLATAERDGDPVAARAAVGLLAQAYDLAPGHSGAPGLAMLIAEWEGELAQADLGSWDSVVLWWRRGWPAPRPGGRPSLSIAELDAMEGALHGERYVNGRDPAERDAAMRLLAPLADAGKLGPQDLLGYAALLIVWYEQDAVPAARDTALDLLAPMVTAGTADPGIVADYAELVFDRAEQSGTTRDWAQAVHWLRESLRIGGAQNVADTWDSLGHAYWAWSRLDDDDALFDEAVDCFTAAVRHGQPAELLAPAALVFVADRLREQRRSAGGVDDALLADIRAVLALADQIVDRPELDTEIRATVAMEILTLQYLIVDGNEITRRLVQEGLEAFPLAGDRFDRLLGYADAHPDPPQGWSSSRAAMRAMTSLLRAMFGTGPRPGADFGLQHAAEAMRTAEHSDDAAALFSLISAVAGGFSGDLGRVKAAEQLVGTSADPSATAISLFARLGQMLLVGMPADGARTAVELLSVLARSLAQVLGGGLRGRLQPPAADTGKPGHLIEVSQYLDVSRRLDVGQLREIADVFAAFPGCDALVAQAAAAEVIAGIIAATSAGAPADRLAELRARLADADQAWADSSAQLPPPPRAMGTQLFAHGWQLFAGVTGDRSAARLAVARSQAVLDWFDGPDHPMWPMVVMTAARARRLRGEPGDLPGGRRLALRALRGHAWLVLLQSGTRDALEVARGAAADARVVLEWCVEDLRGGDEQARDDLVTAVEAGRGLVLHAAVTTRSAAEQLRELGHADLAQAWAAAGLEPAEADPAAQGPGWFADGAERSALRRAVLAALSESAAGPDSLLLPPSIGEIRAAVGTHGSDALVYLVPGVDRPGHIIIIPADGTRPVEHVEHPGLVSADDSPMGRYLAAYAGWRQAAGGEGARQGVAEPAAAFAASRAALAAWRAALAELTEWAGRIAEVLLDRVSAVAADTTWPTFVITSVGVLGLVPWHAAVLDVEAPGHQTGGGTRLAQRATVSYIPSARLLCRTVAMPAAADGDVLIVGNPVGAASHPAGDAAWHLPSAFYPRAMLLGGGPSRSGREPATVAGAGASGDGTPAEVLAWLRRPGARRLVLHLACHGFAVPADPAASHLELADGRPLTARELLAEQSAATRVERVFLAACSTNVTGADYDEAFSIATAFLAAGARTVYGSLWDLPDRYTATMMFVLHHNLVVEDCSPAEAMQAAQDWALDPYRTAPATMPGPVAAAMVDDAWLPFVDPAAWAGLVHLGA